Genomic segment of Chloroflexota bacterium:
CCCATCGACCCAGTCCGAAAAGGCACCCGCTCCCCATGACGGCCTCTCACAAGATCAGGTACCTAGTTGTCACGAAGAAGCCAGGCCATAAAGCATGGCCAGCGCGGCCGCGACGCAGAGGCAGATGATCACGATCCACAGCACGATGTTGACCACGATGATAGCCAACTCGAGGGCCATCACGAACCCATTAGCAGCGCCGATGACCACCTCAAAGAAGGCTACCCAGTGGTACTGGGCTCTACCTGCTGACAAGCCCCTAGTAGCCACTAGTAGGACCAGATACATCACCAGACTGGCCAGGTTGAGGGTCGCCAGGAAAGGGCTGCACTGATACAGGGCCCACAGGATCTGTCCAAATTGGTCGCCCAACACCAGGAAGAAGTCAGATGTGAAGACAGGCACTATCGATGGCAGGACCAGGATCAGCAGCAAGCCGGCCAGGATGGTCGGACCAGCCAGGATCGTCGCTCTGCGCAGGTGGTGATCGATGGGCGCCCGCCACGACTCGTAGGCTGTCGCCCGCGACAGAAAGCCAGCCAAGTTCACGCTCTGCATGGTCACTCCTCCTCTCCGTAGCGCCAATGGGCCAAGTAGAACCAGTAGGCTGTCTCACCTTCCTCCACAGGCCTGCCGGGAGCAACAACGGCCCCTAACAGGATCGGGTCGAGCGTCAGGCACGCTGCTCCCAAAGCCATCAATGCTGGCGCAACTGCCACCGCCCCCGCGGCTACTGCTGCACTCACCACTGCCGAAGCCGCCAGCGGCGCGGCGGCCAACCCCCAGGTCACTCGGGCGGCTGTCCCAAGCCAACCAGAAAGGCGTGCAACTGGCTTGGGTGTCGAGGGCATGAGAACCTCTGCCGTCACTCCTCCCTCACGGATTCTCCCCTTCTCTACCTCGTGAGCTACGTATAGAGCATCGAACTCCACTCCTGCCTTCTGCATGGCCCGCAGGTGTCTCAAGATCCGTTTGGGAACGGGGAAACCATCTCGGTCGTGGAACAAGGGATCTTCTGCCAGGTTCACCAGTACCCAGTCGCGGTACTCACCACAGTACACGCGATGGCCGCTGAAGAGCGGCATCGTCCCAAGTTGGAGCACGGGAAGATCTGCCTCCAGGCTGAGTGCCACGACCGACCTGGCGCGCTCATAAAGAGCTGGGTCGACTGGCGGGCGCGGGATCAATCCCCTGACTTGTCCGCCTTCCTCCGTCTGCAGAAACAATGGTCCTAAACGAACTTCCATTAGCATAGCTCACCTCCCACTTCCTCGTCATCAAGAGGGTCCTCACGTGCCAGCCCTGAATGTCTGCCACCCTTTTCGTGCTCGGACGGTGTGCCACCGATGAATAGGTCAGAGAACCGACACCCGTCCGGATGGTAGAGCCGCAGGATGAGCCAGGGACCCTGTTTCCTTAAACTCATCTTCGCGATGCTGATAGCCCGTCTGCCTTTACTATTCATGTGCTACCCTCCTCACGATTTCCTCCCGAAAGACAGGCACCGTGCAATGGATCTCCCAGTGACTCCACTTCTTCGCTTCTATCTCTGCCCTCCTTCCCGTACTCCAACTGCACCCTTCGGGTCGGCCTCCCCAAGTAGAAAAACTGGCGAGCACCGGTGAGCCTGCCCGCCAGTCAGTTGACAACGAGAGGAAAGAAGCGTATGATATAGATGGTGAGATGACTGCTCCTGCGGCGGGACTCTCACCGTAAGACGCCTGGGTGCGAGCCGGGCGTCTTTTCTCTTTTCACCTATATCCTATCCGAAAGGCCAGCCGTGTCAAGGCCTCACCCCTTGACTTCCTGCATTTCCATGGTGATATCAGCCCTTCATGGGCAAAAAGCGATCCAATTCTTCGACCAGTGGCTCCAAAGCATCGTCATAATAGGTCAGATGCGGCTTCTTGAAAAGGTCCATTAAATCCACCCTCTTGCCTCGGTCGGCCAGATAGTGCTCCGCTCTGCTGACCGCCAGGCTCAAGAGCGACAGGCCAAAGGTCCCGCTCAGAAGCTGTAGCCAGCTGCTTCCCCTCTGAGCCGCAAGGAGTGACAGGCCCCTGGTGACCCATTTCCTGATCGTTCTCTTATCTCGGCCGTAGTCCGCGGCCAGCTCCGCGAGCCTCGCCCCGCCGAGCCACCGCTCCGCCAGTTTGCCCAGCCGGAAACCAGAGGCTCTCAGATGATGGTAGGCCGTAATCGCCAGGTAACTGAACCGCTTCCCACACACCGTGCATCTCAAGCGAGGAACCCTCGTTCCATAGGCACGGCTGTAACCGTCACGCACGAAATTGCCTTTGCCCTCCACTCCGAAGGCCGCACACGCCCTGTTAGGGCACCAGCACTTCATGAGATCGATGTACCTGATCCGGGCCAAGAATTCGCGAAACAGTGCCTCATCAAACACCTCATCCTCGCGGTTGCCCATTATCCCTCCCCGCAACAACCCTTAGGCCCAGGAGCGTGGCTATGACAAAGTGCCAAAACGATCGCGCTGTCTTCTCTCCAAGACGCTCTCATGCGCTCCATTCCCTCTTCGCTACTTTACGTCCCTTTTTCGGCTCCGCGTCGGTTCGCAGCGATAGATATCATGGCCGTTCCTGACCAATATCCACATGGCCTGACTGCTACATCGCTTCCAGACCCACAAGACGAGGAAAACAGCTGCGGCACTGAACTGAAAGGTTGCGTTTTCCATCGCAGCTCTCTTTTCCGACTTGGTCAAGCATACGAACCAGCGCAAGTCCAGGACCACCACAAAATGGCGTCCCTGGGCCTTTCTAAGGCCCCAGAAAGCCTTTTCGGTGGCGGGAGGACATCATGATCCCCATCCCTTCTGCCCCTGAGCTCTCCGAGGCCTGGGCAATCGCCCCGTTCACGAGTTATAACAAGTCCTGTCACCATCCCCTGGGTCAGCATCACTTCGTCCATCAACCGACGCTTTCGCTCTATCTTATCCGCTTCGATTGGCCCTGGCTTGCCCGGCAGGTTGAACTTGGGTATACTTTCAGGTGTGCCCACCGAGCTTCTCATATTATATCGTCGTAGGTGGAAACGAAAACTCACGCCACTGCGCAAGAATCTCGCCGAAAACGTGCTTTCACCAAGCTTCAAGTCGGCATCGTCACGCTCTGTCCACTAAGTCTTGCGCAGGCCAGATAACCAGTGTGACTTGGACCCCATGGCTGAAGAAAAGTCCGACCGGCTACTGTTTGAAGCGATTCAATACGGCTCACCGCCTGAGCGCAAGGCGGCCGAGGAGGCCCTCCACAGCAGGTATAAGGATGTGGTGCGTAGGCATATCAGGCGCAACGTGCCCCCACCTGACGCCGTTGACTTGGAGCAAACCGTCTGGATGGAGGTCATCCAAGGGGCCCGCAAGGTCCGACTGCGGTTCGAGAGTGCCGCGCCGTGGATACTGGGGATAGCCCGCAAGAAAGTGGCGGAATTCTATCGCCGTCCAAAACCACCTACCTCGTCGCTCCAAGAGGGCATGGCAAGCGAGGGCCGCATCGCTGAGCCGCTGGAAGAGCGGGAGAATATCCTGGAATTGCGCATGGCTTGGCGAGCCCTCACCCCGGAGCAGCGCTTAGTGGTTTTCCTGGCCGACATCGTGGGAGCCCCCCTCTCCGAGGTGGCGCGATGGGTCGGTCGTTCCGAACAGGCCATCTACGAGATGCACAGACGGGCTAAGGAGGCCATCCGTTCCCTCCTGTGGGATATCCAACAGGGACACGAGCCCCAATCCCAGTGGCTGGCGCCATCCTCCCACACCTACGTAGTCATCGATCTACACCCGGCGCTCGGTCTGGGGGAACTCCAATTTCTGGCTGAAGGCACTGGCGTGGAGCCCGACCTGTTGTTGGATTCTTTCGAGTTTGGGATGGCCCTCTACGTGGAACGGACACCGGAGTATCTGGAGGCAGTAGACCGCCACTTCGCACTTTTTCACCTCGTTCTCCTCTCCCGGGAGGGGCTGGAGGAGTATTTGGCAGGCACGGGCGAAGGTTGTGATGCCTATGTATTCCAGATGACCCTGGAAGACGATTGCCTTACCCCTGACCCCCGTTATCAGGCCCTCAAGATGCGCGCCGGCTGGCGCTTGCGGCCCACCGAGGGGCCCGAGTAAGGCCACAGTTTCCTGACCCTTTCCCATCCACGGACCGTGCGGGGTAGTGTAAACCACCGGGAATCCAAGACTCTGCCAAAACGCGTCCGCGGGCTCTCGCAAGGCCCTCTGGAGCCCTGGTCAGCGCAATCCCTGTCTCCTCCGTCCGCTGCCTTTCCCAAGACGTTGAGAATTGCCTCTTGACAAGTTATAAGAACTATTGTTATCATCGATTGTAGTTAGCAGAACTCTGTCTGTAAAACTATGCCTTTGCCCTATCTCACCTACTTCGATCTCAAGGAAGAACCATTCAGCACGGTCCCCTCCCCCAGATATCTCTTTCTCACCCCGGTCCACGCCACCGCCCTGGGCAAGACCGAGTTCATCGTCGAGGCCAAGAAGGGCCTGACCGTCATCTTCGGAGAGACCGGCATGGGCAAGTCCAGCCTCGCTCGGCTCCTGCACCAGAAGTTCCTCGACCGAGGCTTTAATTCGGTGCTGTTGACCAATCCCAACTATCCCACTCCTAATGCGCTCCTGCGCACCATCATCCAGGAATTCCGGCTTCCCAGGACAGCCCGGGCCTATAAGGACAACCTGGATCTTTTCAAGGCCTACCTCTACGATCAAGCATTGGAGAAAAGGAAAACTATCGTCCTCATCCTGGACGAGGCTCAAAGTCTACGCTTTCCCCTCCTGGAGTTGCTCAGACAGTTGATCAATTACGAGACCAACGAGCAGAAGCTCCTGCAGCTGGTGCTCTTTGCCCAGGATGAGCTCAGGCTGAAGCTGGCCCACCCGCGAGGCAAGAGTTTCCGCAGCCGCATCGCCATGGCCTCCACACTGGACCGGCTGGCCCCAGAGGAGATCGAGAAGATGATCGATTTCCGCTGGCAGGTGGCCAGTGGCGGGAACGCACACCCCTTCGAATTAGGGGCTTTACGAATGATCTTTGAGCATTCGCAAGGCATCCCCAGAGAGGCCAATATCTTGGCCGACAATTCCCTCCTTCTGGCCTACCTCAGGAAGGTCAGGAGGATCACCCAGAAACTGGTTGAGGAGGCAGCCAGGGAGCGCCATGAGACCATCGGCTCTGGGAAGGAGAAAGATGAGAAACGACCCATTCGCTGAACTAAGTGGCCTGGATCAGAAGCTCTTCACCGCCCCTCCGAAGGCGGACGAGAAGGGCGTGAGCGGCCGTTCAAAGCAACGAACAGACGAACGTCCGGACGTCCGGAACAAAAGACGGACGTCCGTCGGAAAGGAAGAAGAAACTTCCCAACGTCCGGCCCAACCAACGGTGGAACGTCTGACCGAACGGCGGCCCTACGATTTCTACCGGGATCAGGTGCTCTGGCTGAATAAGACCAAGGTGGAGATCCAGGAGAAGTACGGCCAGCGAGTCACCGCCAACGCCATGGTCCAGCTGGCAGTGGATCTTTTGATGCAAGATTACAAACGGCGGAAGGAACGTTCGAAGCTTGTGACCGAACTCGTTTTCAACCAATCGACGGAGCAACGTCCGTCCGGAGGGACGTGAAATGCAAAGCCTGAAGGAGATTCTGGAGAAGCACACTATCGTCATCGAGGACCCTCTGCTGCGCAAAGGGTTCACCATCGTGCCCAACCTGCTCTTCCTTTTCAAGGGGTTGTCACATGGGGCCCGCTTGACCTACGTCCTGCTCCTGAAATATGCCTGGCAGGAGGGCAGTTGCTTCCCAGGGATCGACCGGCTGGCTGCGGAGTTGGGAGTGGAACGCAAGTCGGTGATGAGGTACACCAGAGAATTGCGGGAGAAAGGGTTGATTAGCATCAGGCGCAGGGGTCTGGGGAAGACCAACGTCTATCACATCACTAAGCTTAGGGAAGAAGTTATCTCAAAGCTGAAGTCCCATGCGTAGGACTTCTGGAAGTCCCATATGTGGTACATCCGGAAGTCCGACTGGTGGGACCCTAAGAATACACAGATGAAGAAGACACAGAAGGAAGAATACTCAGCGTTAACGCAGATGAAAATGACGGGCGAGAAAGATCCAGCCCATATAAGGTATTTAGTCGAACAGATCCTAGAGGTATGCCGGGATACGAGGAGTACTCGCTTCTACAGCCAGGTGGCCAGAGCCTTGCCCGATGAGGTGATCTTTCGTTTCTTATCGGAGATTAAGGATGACAAGACGATCGAGAATAGGGGAGCGGTGTTCACCTCGAAGGTGAAGCGGTATCTTGAGAAAGAAAGAGATGAAATCCGCAGCTAACTCTTTGCCAGCTCAATATGCCAATAGAGCCCTGCAGCGGGTTCTTCCATTTCTGACCAGCGAGTGGTTTGGGATGCTGCTTAAGGCCTGCAGGGTGATCAAGCAGCACTTGGGTCGGGAGTTGCAGGAGGGAATGTACGAGATTGTGGATTACGACTCTACCCTTGAATTGAAGGATAGGCGAGGGAGGGTGGCAACCTTGGAGCGGCAACAGAGGGTGCGCTTCCTTCAGGATAACATTATCGCTTACCAGGATCAGGCTTGGGGTGATGGCGAACTTTTCGCGGCCTACAAATGCAGCCCCGGGGTTCCCGTGGATCGCTACCGCGACGGCTTCAAATGGAAGGTGCTCATCTCCCTGCGGGAGACCAAACAGCGAGGCGAAGTCACAGAATTCCATTTACGCAGAAAGATCCGCAACGGGTTCACCAAGCCCAATGAATGGTTGCAAACGGAACTGAGTCACAGAACCCGTCACCTGCGCATTCGTATCATCTTTCCCAGAGGTCGACCCTGCCAGCGAGCGCTGCTCATAGAACGCAACCGAAACCGGACCAGCGAACTGGGGCCAGACCATTTCAGCGCCCTAGTGGATGGCCGTCAGATGCTTTCGTGGGAGACGGATCGGCCCAGGATCAATGAACTCTACACCATAAGGTGGCAGTGGTAGCGAGGCAGAGGAGAACGGAGGAGCGATGGGTACCTCGGACCCATCGCTCCTCCTTGCACTCAGCTTCCTTGTCCACCACCAACCATTTGTCACCCCCCAACAAGAGATTAGCGCCCGAGCAGTCAGACCGGTCACCACGGACTGTGAGCAAGGACACCGACGATAAGGCATCAACAGTGGTAAGCCTGATGCCAGGCGAAGACAGCGCTTATATCGGCCTGGATTATAATCGATAACGCTCATAATGTCAAATCAATGTACTAGCCTCACCTATCTTTAGGTCTTGGCTTGGGGCCGGGACGGACACCACGCGCTTTGTACTCTCTGACAGCCTGCTCAGTGGTCACCCAGTTCCGACCGATCTTCTGTCCCCAGATCGTCCCCCGTCGCACCAGATAACGCAGGTGAGAGGGAGACAAACCGGAGATTCTGGCTGCCTCTGACAAGGAGAGCAGGCGCCTTGCGGCCTCTTCCAGGTAGTCGTGCTTCGTCTGGTCACCATCCTTGAGTAGTAATGGGCTGGTTTTGAGTTTGGTCTGGCTAGCGTCTATTTTATCCCATCTTCTGCTACTCAGGTAGTTCCTTGTGTCAAGGACCCGCTGCGAATTCCCCGCCGTATTGGGCTCACTGGTGCTGATCCACGGCTGCGGAGGGGTGATGTCAAGGATTAAGAGTGGGATACAACCCGCGATACCACGATGGCCACCAATCGCTGCCCAACTGGCAATACAAAAGCAAAAATGAGCACAGAGGGGTTGTGCGGGGACTTATCGATCGCCAGGATGGGCGTGCGCAGGCTCCAAAAGAGCCAAAAGAGGGATTCGCGGAGCGCAATCACCGTTCGAGTTTCGGATTGCCCTGCACTCCATTTCGCAGTTCATCCATTCTGACCCACGCATACCAGTCCCTGATGCCCAACCGTTCGGCCCAGCGATTGATAACCACGACATCTCCTCGATAGTTGTTCTCACCGTTCCCATCCAAGATACTGAGCAACTCATTCGCTGCCTCAGACAGCCGGCTGGCATAGGGAAGCGCAAGACTTGAGTCACCAAGTATCTCCAAGACACGCCTTGCGAAGGCACAATTCATGATCGCACTTGCTTCATGGACACACCGAGGCGTGAAGAGCCGGATCTCAGGAACCAAGACCACCTGATCCTCCTGCACCTGCCTTCGCAGTGCTTCTGCCTGTAGCGGGTGCATGCTTGGATACCCTTGAAACAGCCACTGCTCGATGCGCAGATCGACCGGGTAGTTGGTCACCTGCCGCACGATACCCGCATGCCAGATGAACAGGACTTCCTTGACTGCCTGGGCAGGGAACAAGGGGATTCTTTCTTGCACCTCTGGCAGAAGGCGGCGATTGACCAACCTTCTTTGTCCTGCTGTGATTGAGGGAAGGAACCTCTCCGGAGCCGGAACGGACCACAGCCTCAGCAGGTGGCCGCACTCATGGGCGATCAGATAATCGAGATAGCGCTCGTATTCGGGGTTGTAGGCCAGAACGTGGTGGGCATCGTTTGCCCGGGCGACTCTCACCGCCGCCCGCGTGCTCAGTCCCGAGTCCGGTACGATCTGAAGGGACTTCCCGGTCGTCTGCGCGGTGAGCCACAGGATCTCCTGACTCTCCACGCGAAGGTGCCGGAGAAGAGACTCCGGTTGGATGGGCCAGGACGTCGGTCGAGATTCGAACTCGTGCACAGCAGCAGGGGGCAGACACGGATGTTTCCGCAAAAGTCCACCTCAATAAGTCCATCCTCCCTCATGCTCAGTCAAACAGATTTCAGCACCTTTGTCAAGACAACAAATATCCGCAACAAATGCTCTCAGCAGTGGCGGCTCTGCCGCGCGACCCTCTTAGTGGCCGTGTTCCCCCTCTTTCCTCCCCAGGCTCAGGGCCAGGGCCAGCAGAATCATGGCGAGCACCATCCCCAGTAGCAGCTGAGGCACAGGTCATCACCTCCTCCCCCATCATAACACGGTCAACGCAGGCCGATCAACGTCGGGGGAAGGTCGTGCTCATAGGAAGTGGAACACCTCTGGTCGCTCCCAATTGCCCATTGACAGGGATGTACCGGATCTGCTATGCTGACACCAGTGAGGCATGCAGCACCGTCCGAGGGCCGCACGTGAGTGGCCCCGCCACAAGCGAAGCCCGACGAAGTCGCATGTCCTCTATGAAAGAGGATCAACCCATTCACGAGATGCGTGACGAACGCGGTAATTCATCGCCGGAGGGGAAGGAATATCCCTTTGGCAGAAGCATCCTCAACCGCCTGAAGAAGATGGTCAACGAGGAT
This window contains:
- a CDS encoding AAA family ATPase; this translates as MPLPYLTYFDLKEEPFSTVPSPRYLFLTPVHATALGKTEFIVEAKKGLTVIFGETGMGKSSLARLLHQKFLDRGFNSVLLTNPNYPTPNALLRTIIQEFRLPRTARAYKDNLDLFKAYLYDQALEKRKTIVLILDEAQSLRFPLLELLRQLINYETNEQKLLQLVLFAQDELRLKLAHPRGKSFRSRIAMASTLDRLAPEEIEKMIDFRWQVASGGNAHPFELGALRMIFEHSQGIPREANILADNSLLLAYLRKVRRITQKLVEEAARERHETIGSGKEKDEKRPIR
- a CDS encoding helix-turn-helix domain-containing protein, whose amino-acid sequence is MSEAARISGLSPSHLRYLVRRGTIWGQKIGRNWVTTEQAVREYKARGVRPGPKPRPKDR
- a CDS encoding helix-turn-helix domain-containing protein translates to MQSLKEILEKHTIVIEDPLLRKGFTIVPNLLFLFKGLSHGARLTYVLLLKYAWQEGSCFPGIDRLAAELGVERKSVMRYTRELREKGLISIRRRGLGKTNVYHITKLREEVISKLKSHA
- a CDS encoding sigma-70 family RNA polymerase sigma factor; protein product: MAEEKSDRLLFEAIQYGSPPERKAAEEALHSRYKDVVRRHIRRNVPPPDAVDLEQTVWMEVIQGARKVRLRFESAAPWILGIARKKVAEFYRRPKPPTSSLQEGMASEGRIAEPLEERENILELRMAWRALTPEQRLVVFLADIVGAPLSEVARWVGRSEQAIYEMHRRAKEAIRSLLWDIQQGHEPQSQWLAPSSHTYVVIDLHPALGLGELQFLAEGTGVEPDLLLDSFEFGMALYVERTPEYLEAVDRHFALFHLVLLSREGLEEYLAGTGEGCDAYVFQMTLEDDCLTPDPRYQALKMRAGWRLRPTEGPE